The Microbulbifer sp. YPW1 genome contains a region encoding:
- a CDS encoding tetratricopeptide repeat protein: MNYRRLLTALACVAALLLSACASGPKTSNRPVDPMNVKVAGGVNRDFLQAVEYIQGERYPEAIELLQDVVTREQRLSAPYVNLGIAYFRTGDEKHAEESFLEALRAAPLDPVASNELAVLYRHQGRFDEARKTYTESLALHPEYLPLIKNLGILCDLYLQDVNCALAQFEQYLKYQPEDPKVSIWVADLKRRAN; encoded by the coding sequence ATGAATTACAGACGCCTCCTCACCGCTTTGGCCTGTGTTGCCGCACTGTTGCTGAGCGCCTGTGCCAGTGGCCCGAAAACCTCCAATCGCCCGGTCGACCCGATGAACGTGAAGGTCGCCGGCGGGGTCAACCGGGATTTCCTGCAGGCCGTGGAATATATCCAGGGCGAGCGCTACCCGGAAGCCATTGAACTGTTGCAGGACGTGGTTACCCGCGAGCAGCGTCTGTCCGCGCCCTACGTGAATCTGGGCATTGCCTATTTCCGTACCGGTGATGAAAAGCACGCAGAAGAATCCTTCCTTGAAGCCCTGCGCGCAGCGCCATTGGACCCGGTTGCCAGCAACGAGCTGGCGGTGCTCTATCGACACCAGGGACGCTTTGATGAGGCTCGCAAAACCTATACCGAATCACTCGCACTGCACCCGGAATATCTGCCGCTGATCAAAAACCTCGGCATTCTGTGTGACTTATATCTTCAGGATGTGAATTGTGCACTCGCACAATTCGAGCAGTACCTGAAATATCAACCTGAAGATCCCAAAGTCTCCATCTGGGTGGCAGACCTGAAACGGCGGGCCAACTGA